The stretch of DNA CCGCCGATCGCGTCGCTATAATAGTGTTAATGTTCGATTTTACTCTGGATCGATTGATTATGCGCCGTCTCTTTGTTGTCGCCGTAATCGGAATTCTCAGTGCCGGGTGCGCGGACGTGGAAGCGTCTGCCGACGCTGGTGAAGCCGTCGTTGCCGACGCGAGCCTCCCGACCGTTCTTGTCTACAAGGCCGCGACCTGCGGGTGCTGCAAGGGCTGGGTCGCCCACATGGAGGCCTCGGGCTTCGTAGTGGACGCCCGAGACGTGAATGCGACCGAGCTCATGATGGCGAAGCAGGATGGCGGTGTCCCCACGGGCATGTCTTCCTGCCACACGGCCATCATCGACGGCTATGTGGTCGAGGGTCACGTCCCGGCCGAGCAGGTTAAGCTGCTGCTGGCCGCTCGGCCCGACGTCGCAGGCATC from Longimicrobiales bacterium encodes:
- a CDS encoding DUF411 domain-containing protein; translated protein: MRRLFVVAVIGILSAGCADVEASADAGEAVVADASLPTVLVYKAATCGCCKGWVAHMEASGFVVDARDVNATELMMAKQDGGVPTGMSSCHTAIIDGYVVEGHVPAEQVKLLLAARPDVAGIAAPGMPTGSPGMEGANARPYQVMSFTHDGQAEVFAEVDPR